In the genome of Deltaproteobacteria bacterium, one region contains:
- a CDS encoding quinone oxidoreductase, translating to MKAVRVHELGGPEVLRHEEVEAPEPGPGEALVKVAACGVNYLDIYYRSGFHWGGHHGRTLPYIPGAEGAGTVIGIGRDVSEVRVGDRVAYGISNGYGSYAELAAVPQRHLVRVPEAVDHRSAAAAMLQGMTAHYLTRDTYPVGAGDTVLVHAAAGGTGLLLVQMAKMRGARVFGTVSAPEKARIAAEAGADAVIDYAKEDFAAESRRLTDGRGVNVVYDSVGKSTFEKSLDALAPRGCMVIYGQSSGAVPPFDTAVLNAKGSLSLNRPSLTHHTTDRAEILARGGDVLRWVESGKLVVRIGHTLPLTQAAAAHRLLASRKTTGKILLTP from the coding sequence ATGAAGGCCGTCCGGGTGCATGAGCTGGGCGGTCCGGAGGTGCTCCGCCACGAGGAGGTGGAGGCGCCGGAGCCCGGGCCGGGCGAAGCGCTGGTGAAGGTCGCGGCCTGCGGGGTGAACTACTTGGACATCTACTACCGCTCCGGTTTCCATTGGGGCGGCCACCACGGCCGCACGCTCCCTTACATCCCCGGTGCCGAAGGCGCCGGCACCGTGATCGGCATCGGTCGGGACGTCTCCGAAGTCCGGGTCGGCGACCGGGTCGCTTATGGCATCTCCAACGGATACGGCTCCTACGCGGAGCTGGCCGCGGTGCCGCAGCGTCACTTGGTGCGGGTCCCGGAGGCGGTGGACCACCGATCCGCGGCCGCCGCCATGCTCCAGGGCATGACCGCCCACTACCTCACCCGCGACACCTACCCGGTGGGCGCCGGGGACACGGTGCTCGTCCACGCCGCCGCCGGCGGCACCGGACTGTTGCTGGTGCAGATGGCGAAGATGCGCGGCGCACGGGTGTTCGGCACCGTGTCGGCGCCCGAGAAGGCGCGCATCGCCGCGGAAGCCGGCGCCGACGCGGTCATTGACTACGCCAAGGAAGACTTCGCCGCCGAGTCGCGCCGGCTCACCGATGGACGCGGCGTCAACGTCGTCTACGATTCGGTGGGGAAGAGCACCTTCGAGAAGAGCCTCGATGCCCTGGCGCCGCGCGGCTGCATGGTGATCTACGGCCAGTCCAGCGGCGCCGTGCCGCCCTTCGACACCGCCGTGCTCAACGCCAAGGGATCCCTCTCCCTCAACCGTCCAAGCCTCACCCACCATACCACCGATCGCGCCGAGATCCTCGCCCGGGGCGGAGACGTGCTCCGATGGGTCGAGTCCGGAAAACTCGTTGTACGCATCGGCCACACCCTTCCGCTGACCCAGGCCGCCGCGGCCCATCGCCTGCTGGCGTCCCGAAAGACCACCGGCAAGATCCTGCTGACTCCGTAA
- a CDS encoding cyclase family protein, translating to MRIVDLSMTVEECDSAPFAPDETYFRIKPIIDWEDKGFVSNLVELTVHAGTHIDSPHHFFRDKPSVEQLPLEPLIGTAVVLDLSFRCQPGARITPEDMERAEAALAGQGVQIEPGGILLLRTDWPKGHRTTDPSWWNDSPFLSREAAQWVVDKQPAVIGYDFAQEEKGADYQHADEILTSGMTVHRTILPKVTCQIENLINLDQIGPTAKIIALPAKWKTESAPARVVALLD from the coding sequence ATGCGCATCGTTGATCTCAGCATGACCGTGGAGGAGTGCGACTCGGCGCCGTTCGCCCCCGACGAGACCTACTTCAGGATCAAGCCCATCATCGACTGGGAGGACAAGGGGTTCGTCTCCAACCTCGTGGAGTTGACCGTTCACGCGGGCACCCACATCGATTCGCCGCACCATTTCTTCCGCGACAAGCCGTCGGTGGAGCAGCTCCCGCTGGAGCCGTTGATCGGCACGGCGGTGGTGCTGGACCTGTCTTTCCGGTGCCAGCCCGGAGCGCGCATCACGCCGGAGGACATGGAGCGGGCGGAGGCGGCGCTGGCCGGGCAGGGGGTACAGATCGAGCCCGGCGGCATCCTGCTGCTGCGCACCGACTGGCCCAAGGGACACCGCACCACCGACCCGTCCTGGTGGAACGACTCACCGTTTCTCTCGCGCGAGGCGGCCCAGTGGGTCGTGGACAAGCAGCCCGCGGTCATCGGCTACGACTTCGCCCAAGAGGAGAAGGGTGCCGACTACCAGCACGCCGATGAGATCCTTACCAGCGGCATGACCGTGCACCGCACCATCCTGCCCAAGGTCACCTGCCAGATCGAGAACCTCATCAACCTCGACCAGATCGGCCCCACCGCCAAGATCATCGCGCTCCCGGCCAAGTGGAAGACCGAGTCCGCGCCGGCACGGGTGGTGGCTTTGCTGGACTGA
- a CDS encoding antibiotic biosynthesis monooxygenase, translating to MIYEVRIQTVDPDKRSDYVKAYKEAIQSSKEAGCHGGYIMCSDDDPSRVMVLLHWETREHHERWRGTPPHVKFRETIDPWQTQPSIGDYYVVETI from the coding sequence ATGATCTACGAAGTAAGGATTCAGACGGTGGATCCCGACAAGCGGAGCGACTACGTCAAAGCCTACAAGGAAGCGATCCAGTCCAGCAAGGAGGCCGGATGCCACGGCGGTTACATCATGTGCAGCGATGACGATCCTTCGAGGGTCATGGTCCTGCTCCACTGGGAAACCCGCGAACACCACGAACGCTGGCGCGGCACGCCGCCCCACGTAAAGTTCAGGGAGACCATCGACCCCTGGCAGACCCAGCCCAGCATCGGGGACTACTACGTGGTCGAGACCATCTGA